Proteins encoded by one window of Streptomyces uncialis:
- a CDS encoding Gfo/Idh/MocA family protein, with translation MTEPVSGTAGPTGPRDLVVGLLGAGAMARAHLPAWLALGARVTVLSASGRAAELARPYRDRGVTVARDLGELLGGCDVVDICTPTPSHRELALAAIAAGRPVVCEKPLALTTEDAALVARTAEAAGVPLFPAHVVRYFPAYAAAARAVAAGRIGTPSALRFTRAGAYPVWAPWFADPALSGGILVDQMIHDMDFARLLAGEVVRVHARVRVGRFTDGDGPDRLGHPTASGTALLTHASGAVSRLLGVWGRPALPFRTTFRVSGPDGVLEHDSTAGAAGAANAVGRPGGARAGRTGSAPGDVTAAGAAGAPAGDRDVEAPAGGSDVEAPGGALPESPYLTQLREFAAAVAGGPPPGVSAWDGVAAVRIATAAAESARTGKPVELSGPLG, from the coding sequence GTGACAGAGCCGGTGAGCGGGACAGCGGGGCCCACCGGGCCGCGCGACCTCGTCGTGGGGCTGCTCGGCGCGGGCGCCATGGCGCGCGCGCATCTGCCCGCCTGGCTCGCGCTGGGCGCGCGGGTCACCGTACTGTCCGCGAGCGGCCGGGCGGCGGAGCTGGCGCGCCCGTACCGGGACCGGGGTGTCACCGTGGCCCGGGACCTCGGCGAACTGCTCGGCGGCTGCGACGTCGTCGACATCTGCACCCCGACACCGAGCCACCGGGAACTGGCGCTCGCCGCGATCGCGGCGGGCCGTCCGGTGGTGTGCGAGAAGCCACTGGCGCTGACCACCGAGGACGCCGCTCTGGTCGCGCGGACCGCCGAGGCGGCGGGGGTGCCGCTGTTCCCGGCGCATGTCGTGCGGTACTTCCCGGCGTACGCGGCGGCGGCCCGGGCGGTCGCCGCGGGACGGATCGGGACTCCGTCGGCGCTGCGGTTCACCCGGGCCGGGGCGTACCCGGTGTGGGCGCCGTGGTTCGCGGACCCGGCGCTGTCCGGGGGCATCCTGGTCGACCAGATGATCCATGACATGGACTTCGCCCGGCTGCTGGCGGGCGAGGTGGTCCGCGTCCACGCGCGGGTCCGCGTCGGCCGATTCACCGACGGGGACGGCCCGGACCGCCTCGGGCACCCGACGGCGTCCGGCACGGCCCTGCTCACCCACGCCTCGGGAGCGGTGAGCCGTCTGCTGGGGGTATGGGGTCGGCCCGCTCTGCCCTTCCGTACGACGTTCCGGGTGAGCGGTCCGGACGGGGTGCTGGAGCACGATTCGACGGCGGGTGCCGCAGGGGCAGCGAACGCCGTGGGGCGTCCGGGCGGCGCGCGCGCCGGGCGTACGGGCTCCGCGCCCGGGGACGTGACGGCGGCAGGCGCCGCAGGGGCACCGGCGGGCGATCGGGACGTGGAGGCACCGGCGGGCGGTTCCGACGTGGAGGCTCCCGGGGGCGCGTTGCCGGAGAGTCCGTATCTGACGCAGTTGCGGGAGTTCGCGGCGGCCGTCGCGGGTGGTCCGCCGCCCGGGGTGAGCGCGTGGGACGGAGTGGCCGCGGTGCGGATCGCGACGGCCGCGGCGGAGTCGGCGCGGACCGGGAAGCCGGTGGAGCTGTCCGGACCGCTCGGGTAG
- a CDS encoding alpha/beta fold hydrolase, whose translation MATTLPRRLFGAFLLAAALALAPAAAVAAFLALALVSAWIPLLAGAALTTALAVGSLLGRAAFTLFGVTTRRRRATALFAAGLTTCVAVLGSVTVFRPMPAPDAGPVPQGVQYWRTPAGDRLAYVHQRAAGTPRPTPVIFLHGGPGTPGEGVPRAGQALAAAGFDVYAYDQTGSGRSTRLRDVRDYTVARHVADLETVRRAIGAERVILVGQSWGASLAAQYLAAHGNRVARAVFTSPGALWGRTRPGSEAGDPWKRLTPAQRERREELAGEPRILAASLLLRVNPRAAHALVGDREADHWMRETALTGKDGGSCPGAAPAPAHHNPLGFYANQLTSTDFEEIPDPRPALRTAHVPALVLRGDCDYLAPEVAREYVTTLPDTRFVAVEGAGHALPRDRPARYRSLLLDFVTRG comes from the coding sequence ATGGCAACCACCCTTCCCCGCAGGCTCTTCGGCGCCTTCCTGCTGGCCGCCGCCCTCGCGCTGGCCCCCGCCGCCGCTGTCGCCGCGTTCCTCGCGCTCGCCCTGGTCAGCGCGTGGATACCGCTGCTCGCGGGCGCGGCCCTCACCACCGCGCTCGCCGTCGGATCGCTGCTCGGCCGGGCGGCGTTCACGCTGTTCGGGGTGACCACGCGGCGCCGTCGCGCCACCGCGCTGTTCGCGGCCGGGCTCACCACGTGCGTCGCGGTCCTCGGGTCCGTCACGGTGTTCCGGCCCATGCCCGCGCCCGACGCGGGACCCGTCCCGCAGGGTGTCCAGTACTGGCGGACCCCGGCCGGGGACCGGCTCGCGTACGTCCACCAGCGCGCCGCGGGCACCCCCCGCCCCACGCCGGTGATCTTCCTGCACGGCGGGCCGGGCACCCCCGGTGAGGGCGTTCCCCGCGCCGGACAGGCCCTCGCGGCGGCCGGGTTCGACGTGTACGCCTACGACCAGACCGGCTCCGGACGCTCCACCCGGCTCCGCGACGTACGCGACTACACGGTCGCCCGGCACGTCGCCGACCTCGAAACGGTGCGCCGGGCGATCGGCGCGGAACGGGTGATCCTCGTGGGCCAGTCCTGGGGCGCCTCGCTGGCCGCCCAGTACCTCGCCGCGCACGGGAACCGGGTGGCCCGTGCCGTGTTCACCTCCCCGGGCGCGCTGTGGGGCCGCACCCGGCCCGGCAGCGAGGCGGGTGACCCCTGGAAGCGGCTCACCCCCGCGCAGCGCGAACGCCGCGAGGAACTGGCCGGTGAACCGCGCATCCTGGCGGCGAGCCTGCTGCTGCGCGTCAACCCCCGGGCCGCGCACGCCCTCGTCGGTGACCGCGAGGCCGACCACTGGATGCGGGAGACGGCCCTGACCGGCAAGGACGGCGGTTCCTGCCCCGGCGCCGCCCCCGCACCCGCGCACCACAACCCGCTCGGCTTCTACGCCAACCAGCTGACCTCCACCGACTTCGAGGAGATCCCCGACCCCCGGCCCGCGCTCCGCACCGCGCACGTACCGGCCCTGGTGCTGCGCGGCGACTGCGACTATCTGGCGCCGGAGGTGGCCCGTGAGTACGTGACGACCCTGCCGGACACCCGGTTCGTGGCCGTCGAGGGCGCGGGACACGCCCTCCCGAGGGACCGGCCCGCACGGTACCGGTCGCTGCTCCTGGACTTCGTCACCCGAGGCTGA
- a CDS encoding response regulator transcription factor gives MAAGGVPIPIRVIVADDQAVVRAGIAAVLDAEPGLTVVGEAADGDGAVDLTLRLRPDVVLMDVRMPGLDGLAATARLTRRAPASRVLVLTTFDLDEYVYAALRAGAAGFLLKDAEPERVADAIRVIAGGAALLDPAVTRRLIDRFAATTEPADPTLLGRLTPRETDVLRQLARGLSNADIAGQLGISPATVKDHVGVILGKLSVANRVQATIAAYETGLIRPGVR, from the coding sequence ATGGCTGCCGGAGGTGTTCCCATCCCGATCCGAGTGATCGTCGCCGACGACCAGGCCGTCGTGCGCGCCGGGATCGCCGCGGTCCTCGACGCGGAACCGGGGCTCACCGTCGTCGGTGAGGCGGCGGACGGTGACGGCGCGGTGGACCTCACGCTGCGGCTGCGCCCCGATGTCGTCCTGATGGACGTCCGGATGCCCGGCCTGGACGGACTCGCCGCGACCGCCCGGCTCACCCGGCGGGCGCCCGCCAGCCGGGTCCTCGTCCTCACCACCTTCGACCTGGACGAATACGTGTACGCGGCGCTGCGCGCGGGCGCCGCCGGGTTCCTCCTCAAGGACGCGGAACCGGAACGGGTCGCCGACGCGATCCGGGTCATCGCGGGCGGAGCCGCCCTGCTCGACCCGGCTGTCACCCGCCGCCTCATCGACCGGTTCGCCGCCACCACGGAACCCGCCGACCCCACGCTCCTCGGCCGGCTCACCCCGCGTGAGACGGATGTCCTGCGGCAGCTCGCGCGTGGACTGTCCAACGCGGACATCGCCGGGCAGCTCGGCATCAGCCCCGCCACCGTCAAGGACCATGTCGGCGTGATCCTAGGCAAGTTGTCCGTCGCCAACCGGGTCCAGGCGACGATCGCGGCGTACGAGACGGGGCTGATCCGCCCGGGAGTGCGCTGA
- a CDS encoding protein kinase domain-containing protein, whose translation MAVGNWRRGEIVLGRYEVLDVLDNGGMGLVFRVRHRDWQTDLALKVPRPELLRVPADGDAFAAEAGTWAGLDPHPHVVNCVYVRRIDGSPCVFAEWVDGGNLAERVRGRRPQGGGETARLLDLAVQIAWGIAHAHRGGVVHQDIKPANVMVTGDGIAKVSDFGLANARAAAGESAVAPPGVSLFAGYGGMTPAYCSPEQAEARAGARLAMTRATDVWSWALCVLEMFTGGPPCRLGQSAPEVFEVLVEAASRGSGVAAMPRALVDLLRRCFTLDPAARPHDLDGLAAEVAAIHADTVGEPYPRARPAGTRLLADGLSNRALSLLDLGREEEAELMWREAAGVDPHHPSAVHNWALYRWRRGRIGDTEVVSALRAARTVRGGRWDGDPLLGLAQLERGADDEARALLADAPGTPEFEAGRRELARRPAAVAPLRVSGHRGGVSALAVDGAGTVALSGGAEGCVRVWDLPGGRCRHELSGARGGRIVSVAVSADGRYGVVARRDGPVEWWDLATGTPRYRLTDRPARFTAVAVTSRGVCFLGDEQGLVGRWEPGAGPAVRELGRHGGTRTVAAGTAPDPCAVTHVAAGQDGAVVVSVAERGGLTSVYVWDTALGRVRHRLERSADLRLTGLDRVALSPDGGYALLTGRFGSEARIWAAHDDRVRDTVPDSIDPHVAVALSADGTIAVSGGTGGHTARVWETGSGRCLRTFALPSGGSTPGGMVSRGRVAVSGDASTAVVADQDGGLWVHRLPPTGFRAAWSYARPRSAADLGDTASQFRELLDGAERRVADGRTADAARLLRTARSLPGFERHPELRAAWAALGRGRERTGVLAVLRRYDMRGGTWTFTPRVTLAVESDGDVMITGGGDGALRVWELQSGRGMFVFPDRAGKPHTVLIADDEPTAVTADWSGTAFVWDLEGGVRRDALLGKHGRVKCVAMSADGRYALVGDEGGALVLWRLRPAAAVRVTAAHTGPVSRVALSRDGRYAVSTGHQDRIARVWRTATGEELFSFPLGTMPVGPRGMRFSPDGERLYVNAQPVMTCWEVPTGRGLFSVEVSYRDTLAMSADCRVGVTSGVGCLVVWDAVRGRTIRELPDPAVAFDISPDGGYVLSAGYDHTPRLWDVRTGRCAHVLDGHPRRIMDVLFTADGRNALSTDARPAIRLWEFDWDHDFGPAAAP comes from the coding sequence ATGGCGGTAGGGAACTGGCGGCGCGGTGAGATCGTGCTGGGGCGGTACGAGGTGCTGGACGTCCTCGACAACGGGGGCATGGGGCTGGTGTTCCGGGTCCGGCACCGTGACTGGCAGACGGATCTGGCGCTGAAGGTGCCCCGTCCCGAGCTGCTGAGGGTTCCGGCGGACGGGGACGCGTTCGCCGCCGAGGCCGGCACCTGGGCGGGGCTGGACCCGCATCCGCATGTCGTGAACTGTGTGTACGTGCGGCGGATCGACGGCTCGCCGTGCGTGTTCGCGGAGTGGGTGGACGGCGGGAACCTCGCGGAGCGGGTGCGGGGGCGCCGTCCGCAAGGCGGCGGGGAGACGGCCCGGTTGCTGGATCTGGCGGTGCAGATCGCCTGGGGGATCGCGCACGCGCACCGGGGCGGGGTGGTGCATCAGGACATCAAACCGGCCAATGTGATGGTGACCGGGGACGGGATCGCGAAGGTCTCCGACTTCGGGCTGGCGAACGCGCGGGCGGCGGCGGGCGAGAGCGCTGTCGCGCCGCCCGGGGTGAGCCTGTTCGCCGGGTACGGCGGGATGACGCCCGCGTACTGCTCGCCGGAGCAGGCGGAGGCCCGGGCCGGGGCGCGGCTGGCGATGACGCGGGCGACGGACGTGTGGTCGTGGGCGCTGTGCGTGCTGGAGATGTTCACGGGCGGTCCGCCGTGCCGGCTGGGGCAGAGCGCGCCGGAGGTGTTCGAGGTGCTGGTGGAGGCCGCGTCGCGGGGGTCGGGCGTGGCCGCGATGCCCCGGGCGCTGGTGGACCTGCTGCGCCGGTGTTTCACGCTCGACCCGGCGGCCCGCCCGCACGACCTGGACGGACTCGCGGCCGAGGTCGCCGCGATCCACGCGGACACGGTCGGTGAACCGTACCCGCGGGCCCGTCCGGCCGGGACGCGGCTGCTCGCGGACGGGCTGTCCAACCGGGCGCTGTCGCTGCTGGATCTGGGCCGCGAGGAGGAGGCGGAGCTGATGTGGCGGGAGGCGGCCGGTGTCGACCCGCACCATCCGTCGGCCGTCCACAACTGGGCTCTGTACCGCTGGCGGCGGGGGCGGATCGGCGACACGGAGGTGGTGTCGGCGCTGCGGGCGGCCCGGACGGTGCGGGGCGGCCGGTGGGACGGGGACCCGCTGCTGGGCCTGGCGCAGCTGGAGCGCGGCGCGGACGACGAGGCCCGCGCGCTGCTGGCGGACGCTCCCGGGACGCCCGAGTTCGAGGCCGGGCGGCGGGAGTTGGCGCGTCGGCCGGCGGCCGTGGCGCCGCTGCGGGTGAGCGGCCACCGGGGCGGGGTGTCGGCGCTCGCGGTGGACGGCGCGGGGACGGTGGCGCTGAGCGGTGGTGCCGAGGGCTGCGTCCGGGTGTGGGACCTGCCGGGCGGGCGGTGCCGTCATGAGCTGTCGGGGGCGCGTGGCGGCCGGATCGTGTCGGTCGCGGTGAGCGCGGACGGCCGGTACGGGGTGGTGGCACGCCGGGACGGGCCGGTCGAGTGGTGGGATCTCGCGACGGGGACGCCGCGGTACCGGCTGACGGACCGTCCGGCCCGGTTCACCGCGGTGGCGGTGACCTCCCGGGGGGTGTGCTTCCTCGGTGACGAGCAGGGGCTGGTGGGCCGGTGGGAGCCGGGGGCGGGCCCGGCGGTGCGGGAGCTGGGGCGGCACGGCGGGACCCGTACGGTGGCGGCCGGGACGGCGCCGGACCCGTGCGCGGTCACCCATGTCGCGGCCGGACAGGACGGCGCGGTCGTGGTGTCCGTGGCGGAGCGGGGCGGGCTGACGTCGGTGTACGTGTGGGACACCGCGCTCGGGCGGGTGCGGCACCGGCTGGAGCGGTCGGCGGATTTGCGTTTGACGGGCCTGGACCGGGTGGCGCTGAGCCCGGACGGCGGGTACGCGCTGCTGACCGGGCGTTTCGGGAGCGAGGCCCGGATCTGGGCGGCCCATGACGACCGGGTGCGCGACACGGTGCCGGACTCCATCGACCCGCATGTCGCCGTCGCGTTGAGCGCGGACGGCACGATCGCGGTGTCCGGCGGGACGGGCGGTCACACGGCACGGGTCTGGGAGACCGGGAGCGGGCGCTGTCTTCGGACGTTCGCCCTTCCGTCCGGCGGGAGCACTCCCGGGGGCATGGTGTCGCGCGGCCGGGTGGCCGTCAGCGGCGACGCCTCCACGGCGGTGGTGGCCGATCAGGACGGCGGTCTGTGGGTGCACCGGCTGCCACCGACCGGGTTCCGTGCGGCGTGGAGCTACGCCCGCCCCCGGTCGGCCGCCGATCTCGGTGACACCGCGTCCCAGTTCCGTGAGCTGCTGGACGGTGCCGAGCGGCGGGTGGCGGACGGCCGGACGGCGGACGCGGCACGTCTGCTCCGGACGGCGCGGTCCCTACCGGGCTTCGAACGGCACCCGGAACTGCGCGCCGCGTGGGCCGCGTTGGGCCGGGGCCGGGAGCGGACCGGGGTGCTCGCTGTGCTGCGGCGGTACGACATGCGGGGCGGCACCTGGACGTTCACCCCGCGGGTGACGCTCGCGGTCGAGTCGGACGGCGATGTGATGATCACCGGGGGCGGCGACGGAGCGCTGCGGGTGTGGGAACTCCAGTCCGGCCGGGGCATGTTCGTGTTCCCCGACCGCGCCGGGAAACCGCACACCGTGCTGATCGCCGACGACGAGCCCACCGCCGTCACCGCCGACTGGTCCGGTACGGCGTTCGTCTGGGACCTGGAGGGCGGGGTCCGGCGGGACGCGCTGCTCGGCAAGCACGGCCGGGTGAAGTGCGTCGCGATGTCCGCCGACGGCCGGTACGCACTGGTCGGGGACGAGGGCGGGGCACTGGTCCTGTGGCGGCTGCGGCCGGCCGCGGCGGTGCGGGTGACTGCGGCCCATACGGGGCCGGTGTCCCGGGTCGCCCTGAGCCGGGACGGCCGGTACGCGGTGTCGACCGGCCATCAGGACCGGATCGCGCGGGTGTGGCGGACGGCGACCGGCGAGGAGCTGTTCTCGTTCCCGCTCGGGACGATGCCGGTGGGGCCGCGCGGGATGCGCTTCAGCCCCGACGGCGAACGGCTGTACGTCAACGCCCAGCCCGTGATGACCTGCTGGGAGGTGCCCACCGGCCGCGGGCTGTTCTCGGTCGAGGTGTCGTACCGGGACACCCTGGCGATGAGCGCGGACTGCCGGGTCGGGGTGACGTCCGGGGTCGGCTGTCTGGTGGTGTGGGACGCGGTGCGGGGCCGGACGATCCGTGAACTGCCGGACCCGGCGGTCGCGTTCGACATCAGCCCGGACGGCGGGTACGTGCTGAGCGCCGGGTACGACCACACACCGCGGCTGTGGGACGTGCGTACGGGGCGCTGCGCGCATGTGCTGGACGGCCATCCGAGGCGCATCATGGACGTGCTGTTCACCGCCGACGGACGCAACGCGCTGTCCACCGACGCCCGGCCCGCCATCCGGCTCTGGGAGTTCGACTGGGACCACGACTTCGGTCCGGCGGCCGCCCCATGA
- a CDS encoding SMI1/KNR4 family protein: MTPDPLLLRALIDASPLIDGLPGGVPGEWIAAAEATLGPLPASYRWWLGTYRAGRVGVGVLADVAPPPHHDDTVEDITAGWRRADQDRLWFCAESDGGGDRYGFALDRPRGAEYQIVRRDPWTGDEEPFADTFAGFLTVSAARESGFRDGPVPDLARLWRSVPGVRLDNGTTVYGPHLLTARNTAHRVRDRSPHWTLVGDDGAGHGYLTRHHGRDRTSVYRADLGALDGDVAATGERVTGDLVAWLSGLSELSDPA; the protein is encoded by the coding sequence ATGACACCCGACCCCCTGCTGCTGCGAGCGCTGATCGACGCGTCGCCGCTGATCGACGGCCTCCCGGGCGGCGTTCCGGGGGAGTGGATCGCGGCGGCGGAGGCAACCCTGGGCCCGCTGCCCGCCTCGTACCGGTGGTGGCTGGGCACGTACCGGGCGGGCCGGGTCGGGGTGGGCGTCCTCGCGGATGTCGCGCCGCCCCCGCACCACGACGACACCGTGGAGGACATCACCGCCGGGTGGCGGCGCGCGGACCAGGACCGGTTGTGGTTCTGCGCGGAGTCCGACGGCGGCGGGGACCGGTACGGCTTCGCGCTGGACCGGCCGCGCGGCGCGGAGTACCAGATCGTGCGGCGTGATCCGTGGACGGGCGACGAGGAGCCGTTCGCGGACACCTTCGCGGGATTCCTCACGGTCTCCGCCGCACGGGAGTCGGGGTTCCGCGACGGTCCCGTCCCCGACCTCGCCCGGCTCTGGCGGAGCGTACCGGGCGTCCGCCTCGACAACGGCACCACCGTGTACGGCCCGCACCTCCTGACCGCGCGCAACACGGCCCACCGCGTCCGGGACCGCTCCCCGCACTGGACCCTCGTCGGGGACGACGGCGCCGGTCACGGCTATCTCACCCGGCACCACGGACGGGACCGGACATCCGTGTACCGCGCGGACCTCGGAGCGCTCGACGGCGATGTCGCGGCCACCGGTGAACGGGTCACCGGGGACCTGGTGGCGTGGCTTTCGGGGCTGTCGGAGTTGTCGGACCCGGCGTAG
- a CDS encoding histidine kinase has protein sequence MTRRCVGERLTRAGAAAFPALTPAVVQMCVTVSGGPPAGPPALAATALGCAALLGRRTRPLAALAGTLAAVLAAALAAALAGAPADTVGPPVAVALALYALAVHGTAGTAVSGVAATALAAALAAALTGSPPRHTAGTAVVVAGCGAVLWAAGRSRRRRAADREAVRAHRAASGAAVRYEVLAERERFAAELHDAAAHRLTGVVVSCAAALRLDRPDLTRDALRHAAAAGRGTVAEIDRLTAPDTRPGGINLADIDTLAARHGADHTRTLDTAPPATAHTAHRVVREALTNAQRYASGAPVRVAVTARDTGRLLVVTVTDGGGERSAPGLGGGLGIPGLRSAVGAAGGTLTAGPSGPGWTVRAELPLTAPLPTRRWPAWPGPAARDWALVGLATALSLGVALLATGAPDSFDGPASASAFVALSALHAAPLAVRRRAPERGLAAVLLALLLWLGCDLADWGGPPAGDVLLVHWWVELAFVRSAGERLDRGRGLAAVTAVAAVGGLALARGTGVSGDRVAAWAVLSALLAVPALLVWAAGRRAARRRAVRRADADRRRELRARETGAAVRAQRERFAAGLRDTARRHAHAVAEAADAGDLAAARSEARAALTALRDLLVELRAGSGSGAAAGWMAGPVSGPAPGGLPEPVSGPRSGGSPGAAFTGWLPAPLGEPVEPPAAPPDGPSSASPSGSAAVPTRVPSCPAPPRPAPTHSERPHSERSHPESPHLAPPFTAPSSPVPRPAPVPPNRVPDGPGCVHGPGCVHGLGSAYGPGIADRPGNRYDPGAAEGPGSTDRPRVADGPGVADGPGCAGGSGTTDRPGSTHGLDHVNRPGGTERPASTYGPGAADRPVSDDTPPPTLAGMAALAVRYGVTLRHHGPRRPLPVAVEVAAYRCAAMLMTGGTTLTLRCLDNGLELHAPAPPRRTVRGLRTAADRAGGTLWAAGDGSVRVWLPEVFPSRSE, from the coding sequence ATGACGCGGCGGTGCGTGGGCGAGAGGTTGACGCGGGCCGGAGCGGCGGCCTTTCCCGCGCTGACGCCCGCCGTCGTACAGATGTGCGTGACGGTCAGCGGCGGCCCCCCGGCGGGCCCGCCCGCCCTGGCGGCCACCGCGCTCGGCTGCGCGGCCCTCCTCGGCCGCCGCACCCGGCCGCTCGCCGCCCTCGCCGGGACGCTCGCGGCCGTCCTCGCCGCGGCCCTCGCCGCCGCCTTGGCCGGAGCACCCGCCGACACCGTAGGCCCGCCGGTCGCCGTGGCCCTCGCCCTGTACGCCCTCGCCGTCCACGGCACCGCCGGGACCGCCGTGTCCGGGGTGGCCGCCACGGCACTGGCAGCCGCCCTCGCCGCCGCGCTGACGGGAAGCCCGCCGCGGCACACCGCCGGGACGGCGGTCGTCGTCGCCGGATGCGGGGCGGTGCTCTGGGCGGCGGGCCGGTCCCGGCGCCGCCGCGCCGCCGACCGGGAAGCCGTCCGGGCGCACCGGGCCGCGTCCGGGGCGGCCGTACGGTACGAAGTCCTCGCCGAACGGGAGCGGTTCGCCGCCGAACTGCACGACGCCGCCGCCCACCGGCTGACCGGCGTCGTGGTGTCCTGCGCGGCGGCCCTGCGGCTCGACCGCCCCGACCTCACCCGGGACGCCCTGCGCCACGCCGCCGCCGCGGGCCGCGGCACGGTCGCCGAAATCGACCGGCTCACCGCGCCCGACACCCGCCCCGGCGGGATCAACCTCGCCGACATCGACACCCTCGCCGCCCGCCACGGCGCCGACCACACCCGCACCCTGGACACCGCCCCGCCCGCGACCGCGCACACCGCCCACCGCGTGGTCCGCGAAGCCCTCACCAACGCCCAGCGGTACGCGTCCGGCGCCCCGGTACGGGTGGCGGTCACGGCACGGGACACCGGCCGCCTCCTCGTCGTGACCGTCACGGACGGCGGCGGTGAGCGGTCCGCCCCCGGCCTCGGCGGCGGACTCGGCATCCCGGGCCTGCGGTCCGCCGTCGGCGCCGCCGGAGGCACCCTCACCGCCGGACCCTCCGGCCCCGGCTGGACCGTACGCGCCGAACTCCCGCTCACCGCCCCGCTGCCCACCCGCCGCTGGCCCGCCTGGCCCGGCCCCGCCGCCCGCGACTGGGCCCTCGTCGGCCTCGCGACCGCCCTGTCCCTCGGGGTCGCCCTCCTCGCCACCGGTGCGCCGGACTCCTTCGACGGTCCCGCGTCCGCGTCGGCTTTCGTCGCCCTGTCGGCGCTGCACGCCGCACCGCTCGCCGTGCGGCGCAGGGCACCGGAACGGGGCCTGGCCGCCGTCCTGCTGGCCCTGCTCCTGTGGCTCGGCTGCGACCTCGCCGACTGGGGCGGACCGCCCGCCGGTGACGTCCTGCTCGTCCACTGGTGGGTCGAACTCGCCTTCGTCCGCTCGGCGGGGGAGCGGCTGGACCGGGGACGCGGCCTCGCGGCCGTCACCGCGGTCGCCGCCGTCGGCGGCCTCGCCCTCGCCCGCGGTACGGGGGTCAGCGGTGACCGTGTGGCGGCCTGGGCCGTGCTGTCCGCGCTGCTCGCCGTCCCCGCGCTGCTCGTCTGGGCCGCAGGCCGCCGGGCGGCCCGGCGCCGCGCGGTCCGCCGCGCCGACGCCGACCGGCGACGGGAGCTGCGGGCACGGGAGACCGGCGCGGCCGTCCGCGCACAGCGCGAACGGTTCGCCGCCGGGCTGCGGGACACCGCCCGGCGGCACGCCCACGCGGTCGCGGAGGCGGCGGACGCCGGGGACCTCGCAGCCGCCCGCAGCGAGGCCCGCGCCGCGCTGACGGCCCTGCGGGACCTGCTCGTGGAACTCCGGGCGGGGTCGGGGTCGGGGGCGGCGGCCGGATGGATGGCCGGGCCGGTGTCTGGCCCGGCGCCCGGGGGACTGCCTGAGCCGGTGTCCGGGCCGAGGTCCGGGGGGTCACCGGGAGCGGCGTTCACGGGGTGGCTTCCGGCACCGCTCGGGGAGCCGGTCGAGCCGCCTGCCGCGCCGCCGGACGGGCCGTCATCCGCGAGTCCGTCCGGGTCAGCGGCTGTGCCGACGCGGGTGCCCTCGTGCCCCGCACCACCACGTCCTGCGCCCACGCACTCCGAACGCCCGCACTCCGAGCGCTCGCACCCCGAGTCCCCGCATCTCGCACCCCCGTTCACCGCCCCCTCGTCGCCCGTCCCCCGGCCCGCGCCGGTGCCACCGAACCGAGTGCCCGACGGCCCCGGATGCGTGCACGGCCCCGGATGCGTGCACGGCCTCGGCAGCGCGTACGGCCCCGGGATCGCGGACCGTCCCGGCAACAGGTACGACCCCGGGGCCGCGGAAGGTCCCGGCAGCACGGACCGCCCCAGGGTCGCGGACGGCCCCGGGGTCGCGGACGGCCCCGGGTGTGCGGGCGGTTCAGGGACCACGGACCGCCCCGGCAGCACGCACGGCCTCGACCACGTGAACCGTCCCGGCGGCACGGAACGTCCCGCGAGCACGTACGGCCCCGGGGCCGCGGACCGTCCCGTGAGCGACGACACCCCGCCGCCCACGCTCGCCGGGATGGCCGCCCTCGCCGTCCGGTACGGGGTCACCCTCCGCCACCACGGACCCCGCCGACCCCTGCCCGTCGCCGTCGAGGTCGCCGCCTACCGGTGTGCCGCGATGCTGATGACCGGCGGGACGACCCTCACCCTCCGCTGTCTCGACAACGGTCTCGAACTGCACGCCCCCGCCCCGCCGCGTCGCACGGTGCGCGGACTGCGAACGGCCGCCGACCGCGCGGGCGGTACGCTCTGGGCGGCCGGCGACGGGTCGGTCCGGGTATGGCTGCCGGAGGTGTTCCCATCCCGATCCGAGTGA